A region of the Stigmatopora nigra isolate UIUO_SnigA chromosome 10, RoL_Snig_1.1, whole genome shotgun sequence genome:
caagatgaaaaaaaactgcataattGTGTTTATCTAATAAGAATACACTGAACTTACAATTATAAATGCCAGAATCAAAGGTTTCAAGATATTATGAGcaataattagatttttaaatTCCTCAATTATTATGTTATTTATAGTAAGACAGtataatttaaagaaaactaAAATGCATCTAAtgcttacatatatataaaatatatatgcattaGATGCCTTTTTAGTAATAAAATTCATTTAATTGTGCATTTCATTTAACAAAATTGTAAAACATGGATTAAAAGGTTAACCTGCTGTATGTTAAAGATAAAAGAAAATTGGTTTATAGGACGATGATTATGACATCAGAGGGAAAGTGACAGGCTATTGCTTACAGAGCTTAACAAAAAGTGAGCATAAAGAGGCCCCATTTTCTATTCCCCCCCACTAAGGTCAGCAGTTCATTGGGAAGTTATAGAGCCTCTCCGGTTAACCTACACCGACCAGACTTCATTAATCTGGGATTTGTGTGTTGAAGTCAAGAAGTTGTCAAACTTTGTCAAACTCAAGTGCGGTGACAAGTGGAAAACTAGCACAGATTCCCAACTTTTCGGAGGTCGAGCAGATGACCCGGAGCAAATGCTGCCATCTTGAAGGGCGAATTAGTCAGTGTAAAGTGACATGTCCTATTTCCACTGATGGCTTCACGCTCCCGTGTGCGGCCTACAACTAGTTCTCTTCTCATTAATTTCgatgataaaatataatataaaggcaaataataataacaccaaTAAACGGATGCACATATTTACAATAGAAAAATATCAGAATGAGATTATATTGTAACAAATGACTTTTATCTGCATTAAAAACGCAGGAGATGATCCggggaaaattaaaaaacagaaactgtgttatatgtttaaaatgtactaaaacAAAATCCCATATTTATGAAATTCCCTTTTTAGGGCCAGTAATTCATTTTCCTTTGTGACCATTCAACTCGCGATgaagtaaaatatttaaaagcacacgtttaaaaaaaattaacaaataaaaaaagcatcacatcatagtattaatattattttgtttgtttacctttttggTGAAATCCTTTCCCACAGAACTCGCACACGAAAGGTTTGTAGCCGGCGTGGATCCGTACGTGTGTGTTCAGTGTGGAGCTTCTGTTGAACGCTTTCCCACACTGATTGCATTTATGTGGTTTTTCCTACATATTGCAAAACAATacaggtgaaaaaaatattcaggaaaaaaaatattccccaAAATTGACGCAGTGTGTGCCATTCTCATCACCTGCGTATGGATGATCTTGTGTCTGCACAACGTACTGGCCTGTCGGAAGCCTTTTCCACACACTTTGCACACAAATGGACGGGCCCCCGTGTGTACTGGCATGTGTCTGGTCAGATTGTAGTGTGCATTAAAAACCTGtggagttgaaaaaaaaacatattaattcAAAATCCAGACTATTTTGAACGCGTGTGAACGTCTCCAATAAAGATTGTGACGCAAAACAGTCCTAACAACATTGAACAATTCTATCAAAAACGATGAAATTTCGTTTGGTCATAattatttggtttaaaaaaagtattttgcatTACCTTTCCGCACACTTCACAGGTGAAATTTTTAGCTTTTCCGTCTCCACTGCTGCCGTTGCTGCTGTTATGTTTATGGGACTTGAATGCGATCTTTTCAGCGCTCGCGCTCTGGTTCTCCTTCACGATTTGGTCCAGTTGGCCCGGAAGATGCTCCTTGTGCGGATACTGGTGTGTGGGTAGGATCTTGTCTCCTCCTGTGTTCCCGACTAGTTTGGCATTTTCCAGAAGTAAAAGTCTGTGGTGAGCCGAGAGGGAGGCCTGAGCCTGCGGACTGGCGAGCCAGTGTCCCGCAAGAAAGTCCGACTGGGGGTAGGCAGAGTCCAGATAGTTGAGATAGTACAGGGAGCCGCCACTCGGCATAGCCACAGCCTGGTGGATCACCTGTGGTTTGACCACCCTGCTTCCAGTGGTTACGGCtggttgatgttgttgttgctgcttgAGCGCTGAGTCCATTTTGGCGCAGACGCCGCAGCTTCCTTTGCACGGCACGCTGCTGGCGGAGCCGCAAAAACTTCCCCGCAGACTCGCTCGCCAAAGCTCCGAGTAGTTCATCAGGGCCTTGGCTTGGAGGTCGTAGCCGAAAGGCTGCAGTGGAATCATGCAAGGGATCGGCGAACATAGCCCGAGCAGTTTTTTCGCCTCGGAGCGCTCCTCCGTGGAACTCCTCGGCTCCGCACTTTTAGACATGATTCGGTCAATGGAGAAGGCGAGGGACTTGGGAGCCGCGGAGGGTCGGGTCCGACCGCAGGACATCATTGTCTCCACAGGTCCGGCGCTTgacatttgctgtttttttctccttttctttaattttttttcgcaCCACTCCTTCCTCTTTGcagcaaaactttttttccttttttttgttcctttcttttctttatttttttttaggggggcacCAGCCACTCCCAAGATGTCCAAGGCGCTCCTTCCAGTTGTCTTTTCACTTTCTTGCGCTTCCAGCAGAAAAGACAGGAGGACACATCAGTTTAATAAGCACCTTGCTGCCACCCCCTTACTTATTTGCATCCAAATGGGTATCCCGCAGTAACAATGGCATCCAGGGGTGGTGGATTAATGCTCATTAAGTAGTGCACACAAAATTACCAGGACACTACTGAGGTCGTTTGGGcgacgaggaggaagacgagttgagaagaggaggagaaaaaaaatgttgccactGGAGCTCCTGGAGACTGGAAGAAGAAATTGGATGGCAGTTAGCCTCTTGAATGGTCAGATGGGTGTGGAAAAAAGAGGCGAGTGTTCTCTGTGTCATGTTGGCATGGGCACCGCCCCAATGGATTACTGTCTCCGTGTCTGGTGACATCAGTGGGCACCCCAACTCTTAAATGTGTGACAGTGAGACGCCCACTTCAAGCAGCCCGCCCTCAGATTCCTTTTGCTCTTTACAAACGTGTGCTCTTTTTAAATGCTCTACATGTGCAATGGTGAAACAAGGACACACTTCCTAACCTGTTGTCTAACACGTCTCTACTTTACTTATCTACTAGATTTGAGGAGCCCAACGTGCTCTTTCAACATTTCCACCTGTTCAAGAGCAGAAATTCCCTTTGGACCCCATTAGACCAAGTTCCTACTGCTGCCTATTCAAAAGAGAGCATTTCCAGAGAGGGAGGGTAAAGggatagaagaaaaaagcccaCAAAGTTCTTTCAGTTTTTGCTACTAAAGCACTGCGTGAACCAAGTTTTGTGTTTTCTCCCTCCAGAAATGGAGGGACGGATTAAAGAGCGGCAGGCAGAAAAGAAAAGACGTCGCTTGTCCAGACCTATACAACAGAAATTAAAGGGATCCCCTCATTCCTTAAAGAGGCATACAAGAAGTTTACTGGAATCCACAGTGTTGTGTTGTACTAACAAAGAGCGACAAGGGTTGAGTTCATTTCATGTGTTCCCTATCAGGCCATTTGAGCATGGGCAGACACACAAGCTGAACGGAGGAAGGATGAATGCCGTGTGTGCATGTGCTAAGGCTGAGAAGGACTCGCGTGAAGACCTATAATGTGGAGAGGAAAAAAGTATATAATTACAAATACTTTTATACCCCTCATTCATGCGCTGGCGACTACACTAAAAacagttttgtaaaaaaaaattaaaaaaaaaaga
Encoded here:
- the fezf2 gene encoding fez family zinc finger protein 2; protein product: MSSAGPVETMMSCGRTRPSAAPKSLAFSIDRIMSKSAEPRSSTEERSEAKKLLGLCSPIPCMIPLQPFGYDLQAKALMNYSELWRASLRGSFCGSASSVPCKGSCGVCAKMDSALKQQQQHQPAVTTGSRVVKPQVIHQAVAMPSGGSLYYLNYLDSAYPQSDFLAGHWLASPQAQASLSAHHRLLLLENAKLVGNTGGDKILPTHQYPHKEHLPGQLDQIVKENQSASAEKIAFKSHKHNSSNGSSGDGKAKNFTCEVCGKVFNAHYNLTRHMPVHTGARPFVCKVCGKGFRQASTLCRHKIIHTQEKPHKCNQCGKAFNRSSTLNTHVRIHAGYKPFVCEFCGKGFHQKGNYKNHKLTHSGEKQYKCSICNKAFHQIYNLTFHMHTHNDKKPFTCSTCGKGFCRNFDLKKHIRKLHDSFSSAPDREPRELQI